In Hevea brasiliensis isolate MT/VB/25A 57/8 chromosome 13, ASM3005281v1, whole genome shotgun sequence, a single genomic region encodes these proteins:
- the LOC110649655 gene encoding endonuclease 2 — translation MICDTAQADATKVGLFIQSVHTNPNPIRLGSCLLGTSISIARLYKQTTRISNNCLRMKMGYSCFKVGIILTIFSLTLLLPVTHGWGNDGHFIVCRIAQSRLSEAAADALKQLLPESAENDLARVCSWADNVKFRYHWSSALHYIDTPDSLCTYQYNRDCKDENGDEGRCVAGAINNYTSQLITYNTAFSLQIEYNLTEALLFLSHFIGDIHQPLHVGFTSDRGGNTIDVHWYTRKQVLHHVWDANIIETAEERFYSSNVEDMIDAIQQNITTEWRDQVQKWETCSRNKTACPDMYASESIKAACDWAYKGVTEGSVLEDDYFLSRKPIVNLRLAQGGVRLAATLNRIFQ, via the exons ATGATTTGTGATACAGCTCAAGCAGACGCTACAAAAGTTGGGCTATTCATACAATCAGTTCACACCAATCCAAATCCCATACGTTTAGGTTCTTGCCTTCTTGGTACTTCCATTTCCATAGCTAGATTATATAAACAAACTACTCGCATTAGCAATAATTGTCTTAGAATGAAAATGGGCTACTCTTGTTTCAAGGTTGGGATAATATTAACTATTTTCTCACTAACACTTCTCCTTCCAGTGACTCATGGCTGGGGAAATGATGGGCACTTCATAGTTTGCAGAATCGCTCAG TCTCGGTTGAGTGAAGCTGCTGCAGATGCTCTGAAGCAACTTCTGCCAGAGTCTGCGGAGAATGACTTAGCAAGAGTGTGCTCATGGGCAGACAATGTCAAATTCCGTTACCATTGGTCATCTGCCCTTCATTACATTGACACCCCAGATTCTCTCTGCACCTACCAATACAATA GGGATTGCAAGGATGAAAATGGAGACGAAGGAAGGTGTGTTGCTGGTGCAATTAACAATTACACTTCCCAACTTATTACCTACAACACTGCTTTCTCCCTGCAGATTGAAT ATAATCTCACAGAAGCActtcttttcctttctcattttatAGGAGACATCCATCAG CCTCTGCATGTGGGTTTTACTTCAGACAGGGGAGGCAACACAATTGATGTCCATTGGTACACAAGGAAACAAGTCCTTCACCAT GTTTGGGATGCAAATATAATTGAGACAGCTGAGGAAAGATTCTACAGCTCAAATGTGGAGGACATGATTGATGCAATTCAGCAGAATATCACG ACAGAATGGAGAGATCAAGTTCAAAAATGGGAGACCTGCAGTCGTAACAAGACAGCCTGCCCAGACAT GTATGCATCAGAAAGTATCAAAGCAGCATGTGATTGGGCGTACAAAGGTGTAACGGAAGGATCAGTACTAGAAG ATGATTATTTCCTATCCCGAAAACCAATAGTGAATTTGCGATTAGCTCAAGGCGGGGTCCGATTGGCAGCAACTCTCAATCGCATTTTTCAATGA
- the LOC110649657 gene encoding MYB-like transcription factor EOBI yields MHSMRAPSVTKRMCNSREKESELRRGPWTLEEDTLLTHYIARHGEGRWNMLANYAGLKRTGKSCRLRWLNYLKPDIKRGNLTPQEQLLILELHSKWGNRWSKIAQHLPGRTDNEIKNYWRTRVQRQARQLNIESNSKNFLDAVRCFWMPRLIQKVEQNCCSSPLPTLDSQTQAIASESSPNFTVANSFSSETCPPQNKLAQYSNLASENSSSVTSPNVLSTDFLPISHQPEIVENPASSCPPLLDNTVYNNLPLSDSYYVENSGYDMDGFNPAYVPEIDTFGDSTSECKMAEGNWVFDDDMAYTLWNMNDIWQF; encoded by the exons ATGCACAGCATGAGAGCACCTAGTGTAACAAAAAGGATGTGCAATTCTAGAGAAAAGGAAAGCGAGCTAAGAAGAGGTCCTTGGACCCTTGAAGAAGATACTTTGCTCACTCATTACATTGCTCGTCATGGTGAAGGTCGTTGGAATATGTTAGCAAACTATGCag GACTGAAGAGAACAGGAAAGAGTTGCAGATTGAGATGGCTGAATTATCTAAAACCTGATATTAAGCGTGGCAATCTTACTCCACAAGAACAGCTCTTGATCCTTGAACTGCACTCCAAGTGGGGTAACAG GTGGTCAAAAATTGCACAGCATCTGCCTGGAAGGACTGACAATGAGATCAAGAACTACTGGAGAACAAGGGTGCAAAGGCAGGCACGTCAGCTCAATATTGAGTCCAATAGCAAGAATTTCCTTGATGCTGTTAGGTGTTTTTGGATGCCAAGATTGATTCAAAAAGTGGAGCAAAATTGCTGTTCTTCTCCTTTACCAACCCTGGATTCACAAACTCAAGCAATTGCTTCTGAATCATCACCCAATTTCACAGTTGctaattctttttcatcagaaACATGTCCTCCACAAAACAAATTGGCACAATACTCAAATCTTGCAAGTGAAAATTCAAGTTCAGTCACTAGCCCTAATGTTCTTTCCACAGATTTCTTGCCAATCTCACACCAGCCCGAAATTGTTGAAAACCCAGCAAGTTCTTGTCCACCTCTACTTGATAACACAGTCTACAACAACCTACCTCTAAGTGATAGTTACTACGTGGAGAACAGTGGCTATGACATGGATGGATTTAATCCTGCTTATGTGCCTGAAATTGACACTTTTGGTGATTCAACATCAGAATGCAAAATGGCAGAAGGCAATTGGGTCTTTGATGATGACATGGCGTATACTCTATGGAACATGAATGACATATGGCAATTTTAG
- the LOC110649658 gene encoding transcription factor bHLH75-like has product MAHEFTGKLQNLKPSFSGINSSSWPLIGNINQRALENFSSTGDQDQFVAFSNGGSFSNHQQQPHLPMNFATNIQSLLHVSPPPPAAVSGTGQSENIKNFGGRKRKRKDEKDLQKPTEVVHVRAKRGQATDSHSLAERVRREKINEKLRHLQDLVPGCYKTMGMAVMLDVIINYVQSLQNQIEFLSMKLSAASMHYDFNLEKDNIETIQGPNAYEVQEMEKIGREGYGEPCNYFNSAWPL; this is encoded by the exons ATGGCTCATGAGTTTACCGGGAAGCTACAAAACCTTAAGCCCTCTTTCTCAGGAATCAACTCTTCAAGTTGGCCGTTGATAGGGAATATTAACCAGAGAGCATTAGAGAATTTTAGCTCAACAGGTGATCAAGATCAATTTGTAGCCTTCTCCAATGGCGGCAGCTTCTCCAATCATCAACAACAACCGCATCTCCCTATGAACTTCGCTACTAATATCCAAAGCTTGCTGCATGTatctcctcctcctcctgctgCAGTTTCTGGAACAGGGCAGAGTGAAAATATTAAG AACTTTGGAGGAAGAAAACGAAAGAGAAAGGATGAAAAAGATTTGCAGAAACCAACAGAAGTAGTTCATGTGAGAGCTAAAAGAGGCCAAGCCACAGATAGTCACAGTTTAGCAGAaagg GTAAGAAGAGAGAAAATCAATGAGAAGCTTAGGCACTTACAGGACCTGGTTCCAGGATGTTATAAG ACAATGGGAATGGCAGTAATGCTGGATGTCATTATTAATTATGTTCAATCACTCCAAAATCAAATTGAA TTTCTCTCTATGAAGCTTTCGGCAGCCAGTATGCACTATGATTTCAACTTGGAGAAGGACAACATAGAAACAATTCAG GGGCCAAATGCATATGAAGTACAAGAGATGGAGAAGATAGGAAGAGAAGGGTATGGGGAACCTTGTAATTATTTTAACTCAGCATGGCCCCTTTGA